Proteins from a single region of Streptomyces sp. Tu 3180:
- the dnaE gene encoding DNA polymerase III subunit alpha: protein MSKPPFTHLHVHTQYSLLDGAARLKDMFNACNEMGMTHIAMSDHGNLHGAYDFFHSAQKAGVTPIIGIEAYVAPESRRNKRKIQWGQPHQKRDDVSGSGGYTHKTMWAVNSTGLHNLFRLSSDAYAEGWLQKWPRMDKETIAKWSEGIVASTGCPSGEVQTRLRLGHFDEALKAAADYQDIFGKDRYFLELMDHGIEIEHRVRDGLLEIGRKLGIPPLVTNDSHYTYAHEAGAHDALLCIQTGKNLSDPDRFKFDGTGYYLKSTDEMYAIDSSDAWQQGCANTRLIAEMVDTTGMFEKRDLMPKFDIPEGYTEVSWFREETMRGMHRRFPDGIPDDRMKQVEYEMDTIISMGFPGYFLVVADFIMWAKKQGIAVGPGRGSAAGSIVAYALGITDLDPIPHGLIFERFLNPERISMPDVDIDFDERRRVEVIRYVTEKYGADKVAMIGTYGTIKAKNAIKDSARVLGYPYAMGDRITKAMPADVLGKGIPLSGITDPNHPRYSEAGEVRSMYENEPDVKKVIDTARGVEGLVRQMGVHAAGVIMSSETITEHVPVWVRHTDGVTITQWDYPSCESLGLLKMDFLGLRNLTIMDDAVKMVKANKGIDIDLLSLPLDDPTTFDLLQRGDTLGVFQFDGGPMRSLLRLMKPDNFEDISAVSALYRPGPMGMNSHTNYALRKNGQQEITPIHPELEEPLKEVLDVTYGLIVYQEQVQKAAQIIAGYSLGEADILRRVMGKKKPEELAKNFTIFQAGARKNGYSDEAIQALWDVLVPFAGYAFNKAHSAAYGLVSYWTAYLKANHPAEYMAALLTSVKDDKDKSAVYLNECRRMGIKVLPPNVNESEANFAAQGDDVILFGLSAVRNVGTNVVESIIKCRKAKGKYTSFPDYLDKVDAVVCNKRTTESLIKAGAFDSMGHTRKGLTAQYEPMIDNVVAVKRKEAEGQFDLFGGMGEEENSEPGFGLDVTFTDEEWDKTYLLAQEREMLGLYVSDHPLFGLEHVLSDKADAGISQLTGGDFGDGAVVTIGGIISGLQRKMTKQGNAWAIATVEDLAGSIECMFFPATYQLVSTQLVEDAVVFVKGRLDKREDVPRLVAMELMVPDLSNAGTNAPVVLTIPATRVTPPMVSRLGEILTHHKGDSEVRIKLQGPTKTTVLRLDRHRVKPDPALFGDLKVLLGPSCLAG from the coding sequence GTGTCAAAGCCGCCGTTCACGCACCTGCACGTCCACACCCAGTACTCGCTGCTGGACGGTGCCGCGCGGCTGAAGGACATGTTCAACGCCTGCAATGAGATGGGCATGACGCACATCGCCATGTCCGACCACGGCAACCTGCACGGGGCGTACGACTTCTTCCACTCCGCCCAGAAGGCCGGAGTCACCCCGATCATCGGGATCGAGGCGTACGTCGCGCCCGAGTCCCGGCGCAACAAGCGCAAGATCCAGTGGGGCCAGCCGCACCAGAAGCGGGACGACGTCTCCGGTTCCGGTGGCTACACGCACAAGACGATGTGGGCGGTGAACAGCACCGGCCTGCACAACCTCTTCCGGCTCTCCTCCGACGCGTACGCCGAGGGCTGGCTGCAGAAGTGGCCCCGGATGGACAAGGAGACCATCGCCAAGTGGTCGGAGGGGATCGTCGCCTCCACCGGCTGCCCCTCCGGCGAGGTGCAGACCCGGCTGCGCCTCGGCCACTTCGACGAGGCCCTCAAGGCCGCCGCCGACTACCAGGACATCTTCGGCAAGGACCGCTACTTCCTGGAGCTGATGGACCACGGCATCGAGATCGAGCACCGGGTCCGCGACGGCCTGCTGGAGATCGGGCGGAAGCTCGGCATCCCGCCCCTGGTCACCAACGACTCGCACTACACCTACGCGCACGAGGCGGGCGCCCACGACGCGCTGCTGTGCATCCAGACCGGCAAGAACCTCTCCGACCCCGACCGCTTCAAGTTCGACGGCACCGGCTACTACCTCAAGTCCACCGACGAGATGTACGCCATCGACTCCTCGGACGCCTGGCAGCAGGGCTGCGCCAACACCCGGCTGATCGCCGAGATGGTCGACACCACGGGCATGTTCGAGAAGCGCGACCTGATGCCCAAGTTCGACATCCCGGAGGGGTACACCGAGGTCAGCTGGTTCCGCGAGGAGACCATGCGCGGCATGCACCGCCGCTTCCCGGACGGCATCCCGGACGACCGCATGAAGCAGGTCGAGTACGAGATGGACACCATCATCTCGATGGGCTTCCCGGGCTACTTCCTCGTGGTCGCCGACTTCATCATGTGGGCCAAGAAGCAGGGCATCGCCGTCGGCCCCGGCCGAGGCTCCGCGGCCGGCTCGATCGTCGCCTACGCCCTCGGCATCACCGACCTCGACCCGATCCCGCACGGCCTGATCTTCGAGCGGTTCCTCAACCCCGAGCGCATCTCGATGCCCGACGTCGACATCGACTTCGACGAGCGCCGGCGCGTCGAGGTGATCCGGTACGTGACCGAGAAGTACGGCGCCGACAAGGTCGCCATGATCGGCACCTACGGCACCATCAAGGCCAAGAACGCGATCAAGGACTCCGCGCGGGTCCTGGGCTACCCGTACGCGATGGGCGACCGCATCACCAAGGCGATGCCCGCCGACGTCCTCGGCAAGGGCATCCCGCTGTCCGGCATCACCGACCCGAACCACCCCCGCTACTCGGAGGCGGGCGAGGTCCGGTCGATGTACGAGAACGAACCGGACGTGAAGAAGGTCATCGACACCGCGCGCGGCGTGGAGGGCCTGGTCCGGCAGATGGGCGTGCACGCCGCCGGCGTGATCATGTCCAGCGAGACCATCACCGAGCACGTCCCGGTCTGGGTCAGGCACACCGACGGCGTGACCATCACGCAGTGGGACTACCCGAGCTGCGAGTCGCTCGGCCTGCTGAAGATGGACTTCCTGGGCCTGCGCAACCTGACGATCATGGACGACGCCGTCAAGATGGTGAAGGCCAACAAGGGGATCGACATCGATCTCCTGAGCCTCCCGCTCGACGACCCCACGACCTTCGACCTGCTCCAGCGCGGCGACACCCTCGGCGTGTTCCAGTTCGACGGCGGCCCGATGCGCTCCCTGCTCCGGCTGATGAAGCCGGACAACTTCGAGGACATCTCCGCCGTGTCGGCCCTGTACCGGCCGGGCCCGATGGGCATGAACTCCCACACCAACTACGCCCTGCGCAAGAACGGCCAGCAGGAGATCACGCCGATCCACCCCGAGCTGGAGGAGCCGCTCAAGGAGGTCCTGGACGTCACCTACGGCCTGATCGTCTACCAGGAGCAGGTGCAGAAGGCCGCCCAGATCATCGCCGGGTACTCGCTCGGCGAGGCCGACATCCTCCGCCGCGTGATGGGCAAGAAGAAGCCCGAGGAACTGGCGAAGAACTTCACCATCTTCCAGGCCGGCGCCCGCAAGAACGGCTACAGCGACGAGGCCATCCAGGCGCTGTGGGACGTGCTGGTGCCCTTCGCCGGCTACGCCTTCAACAAGGCGCACTCCGCCGCGTACGGACTGGTCTCCTACTGGACCGCCTACCTGAAGGCGAACCACCCCGCCGAGTACATGGCCGCGCTGCTCACCTCGGTGAAGGACGACAAGGACAAGTCGGCCGTCTACCTCAACGAGTGCCGCCGCATGGGCATCAAGGTGCTCCCGCCGAACGTCAACGAGTCCGAGGCCAACTTCGCCGCCCAGGGCGACGACGTGATCCTCTTCGGCCTGTCGGCGGTGCGCAACGTCGGCACCAACGTCGTCGAGTCGATCATCAAGTGCCGCAAGGCCAAGGGGAAGTACACGTCCTTCCCGGACTACCTCGACAAGGTCGACGCGGTCGTCTGCAACAAGCGCACCACGGAGTCGCTGATCAAGGCCGGCGCCTTCGACTCCATGGGCCACACCCGCAAGGGCCTCACCGCCCAGTACGAACCGATGATCGACAACGTGGTCGCGGTCAAGCGCAAGGAGGCCGAGGGGCAGTTCGACCTCTTCGGCGGCATGGGCGAGGAGGAGAACAGCGAGCCCGGCTTCGGCCTCGACGTCACCTTCACCGACGAGGAGTGGGACAAGACCTACCTGCTCGCCCAGGAGCGGGAGATGCTCGGTCTCTACGTCTCCGACCACCCGCTGTTCGGCCTGGAGCACGTGCTGTCCGACAAGGCCGACGCGGGCATCTCCCAGCTCACCGGCGGCGACTTCGGCGACGGCGCGGTGGTCACCATCGGCGGCATCATCTCGGGCCTCCAGCGCAAGATGACCAAGCAGGGCAACGCCTGGGCGATCGCCACGGTGGAGGACCTCGCGGGCTCCATCGAGTGCATGTTCTTCCCGGCGACCTACCAGCTGGTGTCGACGCAACTCGTCGAGGACGCCGTGGTGTTCGTCAAGGGCCGCCTCGACAAGCGGGAGGACGTGCCGCGCCTGGTGGCGATGGAGCTGATGGTCCCCGACCTGTCCAACGCGGGCACCAACGCGCCCGTCGTCCTCACCATCCCGGCCACCCGCGTGACCCCGCCGATGGTCAGCCGGCTCGGTGAGATCCTCACCCACCACAAGGGCGACAGCGAGGTCCGCATCAAGCTCCAGGGGCCGACGAAGACGACGGTGCTGCGCCTGGACCGGCACCGGGTCAAGCCGGACCCGGCCCTGTTCGGCGACCTGAAGGTCCTCCTCGGACCCTCCTGCCTGGCGGGCTGA